A genomic stretch from Hemibagrus wyckioides isolate EC202008001 linkage group LG18, SWU_Hwy_1.0, whole genome shotgun sequence includes:
- the cfap300 gene encoding cilia- and flagella-associated protein 300, producing MATANMASETREIGQTFIFNQLPNKKFKFLEDPCISELLMKWSMLGRISIQAFNFDQMFQSYMKDDFTLKFFQDPCVKNNLRVLDTSGVWKPLDREVIRVEVELVPCTKVSLDIFDPIFSNGIVHPSGHIAKCYHEVHPDFDELRMMLLEEVSENYHVVSPCDRQEFLFRLFKHLVLGGELCQYEDVISPYIETAKTIYKELVSVQKDSETKEISVVSTILKVSAYDVYGLCYPSGRDSEQTFAYLCIDPFKRHVYVLYHCFGIGLFSNNGVVCS from the exons atggcaacagccaACATGGCGAGTGAAACTCGTGAAATCGGTCAAACCTTTATATTTAATCAGCTTCCCAACAAAAAATTTAAGTTCCTGGAAGATCCGTGTATATCGGAGCTGTTGATGAAATG GTCCATGTTGGGGAGAATTTCCATCCAGGCCTTTAACTTTGACCAGATGTTTCAGTCTTACATGAAGGATGACTTTACTCTG AAATTCTTTCAGGACCCTTGTGTGAAAAACAACTTGCGTGTGTTGGACACATCAGGCGTGTGGAAACCTCTGG acAGAGAAGTTATACGTGTGGAGGTGGAACTTGTTCCGTGCACTAAAGTGTCTCTGGACATATTTGATCCAATTTTCTCCAATGGAATTGTGCATCCTTCTGGTCACATTGCCAAATGTTACCATGAAGTACATCCTGATTTTGATGAGTTGCGGATG ATGCTGCTTGAAGAGGTTTCTGAAAACTATCATGTGGTCAGTCCGTGTGACCGGCAGGAGTTCCTGTTTAGGCTGTTTAAGCACCTTGTCCTGGGTGGCGAACTCTGCCAGTACGAAGACGTGATCAGTCCCTACATTGAAACTGCAAAAACAATTTATAAAGAATTGGTGAG TGTTCAGAAAGATTCGGAGACAAAGGAGATCAGTGTCGTATCAACGATTTTGAAAGTCTCTGCTTAC GATGTTTACGGCTTGTGTTATCCCTCTGGAAGAGACAGCGAGCAGACATTTGCCTATCTGTGCATTGATCCTTTCAAAAGACACGTATATGTCTTATACCACTGTTTTGGCATTGGTCTGTTTTCTAATAATGGTGTTGTGTGCTCCTGA
- the birc2 gene encoding baculoviral IAP repeat-containing protein 2 isoform X1, with protein sequence MYSHQCVHKTLVVLNKALLPEGIPIFLSIMEILQNSAFLRGLCRTSAPADLQYDNTSELFRISTFAKFPSSAPVTERSLARAGFFYTGLGDRVQCFRCNITIDNWQSGECPAERHKQMSPNCTFIQSLPSTANLLSSSHSAFSPLRNATILQLNLPAVTSASGPTDEQAGYLNMSNLAPSSPLSSRGVEDMSHQRPSACHNPSMRREQDRLDSFQNWTLATITPAELAKAGFYYLSQGDRVACFSCGGHLSNWEPGDRALSEHQRHYPNCRFVRGDRADNIPISGGLANVSNPAMQQCEERLLTFVNWPARIPVRPDQLAKAGFYYVGRNDDVKCFCCDGGLRCWESGDDPWVEHAKWFPRCEYLLQEKGQEFVHQIQARFPRLFEQLLNNGDSREFVDPPVVHLGPGEERSEDAIMMNTPVVKAALEMGFDRSLVKQTVQSKILTSGENYKTVQELVSDLLSAEDEKREEEREMFAEAMASDGFTFLKKHHAALTQRLKSVQSLMDHLLEENVISQKEYDTIRNCTSVKQQTGQLIDLVLSKGNAAAEVFRNWIKKNDVYLLRELMAQTNEAVSPSQDLSDLPMEEQLRRLQEERTCKVCMDKEVNIVFIPCGHLVVCKECAPSLRKCPICRGLVKGTVRTFLS encoded by the exons ATGTATAGTCACCAGTGTGTACATAAGACCCTGGTTGTGCTGAATAAAGCCCTTCTCCCTGAGGGCATCCCTATTTTTCTCTCCATAATGGAAATCTTACAAAATAGTGCTTTCCTTAGAGGTCTGTGTCGTACGAGTGCACCAGCAGACCTACAATATGATAATACAAGTGAACTGTTTCGCATATCGACCTTTGCAAAGTTCCCCTCCTCAGCACCAGTGACCGAGAGAAGCCTTGCCCGTGCCGGGTTTTTCTACACTGGCCTAGGTGACAGAGTCCAGTGTTTCCGCTGCAACATCACCATTGACAACTGGCAGTCTGGAGAATGTCCAGCCGAGAGGCACAAGCAAATGTCCCCCAACTGCACTTTCATTCAGAGCTTGCCTTCCACTGCCAATCTCCTGTCCTCCTCCCATTCAGCCTTTTCACCTCTCCGCAATGCTACTATCCTGCAACTAAACCTTCCTGCAGTCACTTCAGCTTCAGGCCCAACAGATGAGCAAGCTGGGTATCTAAACATGAGCAACCTTGCCCCCTCCAGCCCTCTGTCATCTCGTGGTGTGGAAGACATGTCCCATCAGAGGCCATCCGCTTGCCACAATCCCAGTATGCGACGTGAGCAGGACCGCTTAGACAGCTTTCAAAACTGGACGCTTGCTACAATCACCCCTGCCGAGCTTGCCAAGGCTGGTTTCTATTATCTCAGCCAAGGAGACAGAGTGGCTTGCTTCAGCTGTGGTGGGCATCTGAGCAACTGGGAGCCTGGAGATAGGGCTTTATCTGAGCACCAGAGGCATTACCCTAACTGCCGCTTTGTGAGAGGCGACCGAGCTGATAACATCCCAATATCTGGTGGTTTGGCCAATGTGTCCAACCCAgcaatgcagcagtgtgaagaAAGGCTGCTTACATTTGTTAACTGGCCTGCAAGAATACCTGTCCGCCCAGACCAGCTAGCTAAGGCTGGTTTTTACTACGTTG GCCGCAATGATGATGTAAAGTGCTTCTGTTGTGACGGAGGACTCAGATGTTGGGAATCAGGAGACGATCCCTGGGTTGAACATGCCAAATGGTTTCCAAG ATGCGAGTATCTTTTGCAAGAAAAGGGGCAAGAGTTTGTTCATCAGATCCAAGCCAGATTTCCAAGATTGTTTGAACAG CTGCTGAACAATGGAGACTCAAGAGAATTTGTTGATCCACCTG TTGTACATTTGGGTCCAGGAGAAGAGCGCTCAGAAGATGCTATAATGATGAACACACCTGTGGTGAAAGCAGCCTTAGAAATGGGCTTTGACCGCAGTTTAGTGAAGCAGACTGTCCAAAGCAAAATTCTCACTAGTGGAGAGAACTATAAAACCGTCCAGGAACTGGTGTCTGACCTGCTGAGTGCTGAGGATGAAAAAAGAGAGGAGGAACGAGAAATGTTTGCAGAGGCAATGGCGTCAG ATGGATTTACATTTTTGAAGAAGCACCATGCTGCCCTGACACAGCGTTTGAAAAGCGTCCAGAGCCTAATGGATCATCTGTTGGAGGAGAACGTCATTTCACAGAAGGAGTATGACACGATACGCAACTGCACATCAGTCAAGCAGCAGACGGGTCAGCTCATCGACTTGGTCTTGTCAAAGGGGAATGCGGCAGCAGAGGTGTTCCGCAACTGGATCAAAAAGAATGATGTGTACCTCTTAAGAGAGCTAATGG CCCAGACAAATGAAGCTGTATCACCGAGTCAAGATCTTTCAG actTGCCAATGGAGGAACAGCTGCGAAGACTTCAAGAAGAACGGACATGTAAAGTATGCATGGATAAAGAGGTCAACATTGTCTTTATACCATGTGGGCACCTGGTGGTGTGTAAAGAGTGTGCACCTTCATTACGCAAGTGCCCCATATGTAGAGGCTTGGTAAAAGGCACTGTACGCACATTCCTATCTTAA
- the birc2 gene encoding baculoviral IAP repeat-containing protein 2 isoform X2, with protein sequence MYSHQCVHKTLVVLNKALLPEGIPIFLSIMEILQNSAFLRGLCRTSAPADLQYDNTSELFRISTFAKFPSSAPVTERSLARAGFFYTGLGDRVQCFRCNITIDNWQSGECPAERHKQMSPNCTFIQSLPSTANLLSSSHSAFSPLRNATILQLNLPAVTSASGPTDEQAGYLNMSNLAPSSPLSSRGVEDMSHQRPSACHNPSMRREQDRLDSFQNWTLATITPAELAKAGFYYLSQGDRVACFSCGGHLSNWEPGDRALSEHQRHYPNCRFVRGDRADNIPISGGLANVSNPAMQQCEERLLTFVNWPARIPVRPDQLAKAGFYYVGRNDDVKCFCCDGGLRCWESGDDPWVEHAKWFPRCEYLLQEKGQEFVHQIQARFPRLFEQLLNNGDSREFVDPPVVHLGPGEERSEDAIMMNTPVVKAALEMGFDRSLVKQTVQSKILTSGENYKTVQELVSDLLSAEDEKREEEREMFAEAMASDGFTFLKKHHAALTQRLKSVQSLMDHLLEENVISQKEYDTIRNCTSVKQQTGQLIDLVLSKGNAAAEVFRNWIKKNDVYLLRELMDLPMEEQLRRLQEERTCKVCMDKEVNIVFIPCGHLVVCKECAPSLRKCPICRGLVKGTVRTFLS encoded by the exons ATGTATAGTCACCAGTGTGTACATAAGACCCTGGTTGTGCTGAATAAAGCCCTTCTCCCTGAGGGCATCCCTATTTTTCTCTCCATAATGGAAATCTTACAAAATAGTGCTTTCCTTAGAGGTCTGTGTCGTACGAGTGCACCAGCAGACCTACAATATGATAATACAAGTGAACTGTTTCGCATATCGACCTTTGCAAAGTTCCCCTCCTCAGCACCAGTGACCGAGAGAAGCCTTGCCCGTGCCGGGTTTTTCTACACTGGCCTAGGTGACAGAGTCCAGTGTTTCCGCTGCAACATCACCATTGACAACTGGCAGTCTGGAGAATGTCCAGCCGAGAGGCACAAGCAAATGTCCCCCAACTGCACTTTCATTCAGAGCTTGCCTTCCACTGCCAATCTCCTGTCCTCCTCCCATTCAGCCTTTTCACCTCTCCGCAATGCTACTATCCTGCAACTAAACCTTCCTGCAGTCACTTCAGCTTCAGGCCCAACAGATGAGCAAGCTGGGTATCTAAACATGAGCAACCTTGCCCCCTCCAGCCCTCTGTCATCTCGTGGTGTGGAAGACATGTCCCATCAGAGGCCATCCGCTTGCCACAATCCCAGTATGCGACGTGAGCAGGACCGCTTAGACAGCTTTCAAAACTGGACGCTTGCTACAATCACCCCTGCCGAGCTTGCCAAGGCTGGTTTCTATTATCTCAGCCAAGGAGACAGAGTGGCTTGCTTCAGCTGTGGTGGGCATCTGAGCAACTGGGAGCCTGGAGATAGGGCTTTATCTGAGCACCAGAGGCATTACCCTAACTGCCGCTTTGTGAGAGGCGACCGAGCTGATAACATCCCAATATCTGGTGGTTTGGCCAATGTGTCCAACCCAgcaatgcagcagtgtgaagaAAGGCTGCTTACATTTGTTAACTGGCCTGCAAGAATACCTGTCCGCCCAGACCAGCTAGCTAAGGCTGGTTTTTACTACGTTG GCCGCAATGATGATGTAAAGTGCTTCTGTTGTGACGGAGGACTCAGATGTTGGGAATCAGGAGACGATCCCTGGGTTGAACATGCCAAATGGTTTCCAAG ATGCGAGTATCTTTTGCAAGAAAAGGGGCAAGAGTTTGTTCATCAGATCCAAGCCAGATTTCCAAGATTGTTTGAACAG CTGCTGAACAATGGAGACTCAAGAGAATTTGTTGATCCACCTG TTGTACATTTGGGTCCAGGAGAAGAGCGCTCAGAAGATGCTATAATGATGAACACACCTGTGGTGAAAGCAGCCTTAGAAATGGGCTTTGACCGCAGTTTAGTGAAGCAGACTGTCCAAAGCAAAATTCTCACTAGTGGAGAGAACTATAAAACCGTCCAGGAACTGGTGTCTGACCTGCTGAGTGCTGAGGATGAAAAAAGAGAGGAGGAACGAGAAATGTTTGCAGAGGCAATGGCGTCAG ATGGATTTACATTTTTGAAGAAGCACCATGCTGCCCTGACACAGCGTTTGAAAAGCGTCCAGAGCCTAATGGATCATCTGTTGGAGGAGAACGTCATTTCACAGAAGGAGTATGACACGATACGCAACTGCACATCAGTCAAGCAGCAGACGGGTCAGCTCATCGACTTGGTCTTGTCAAAGGGGAATGCGGCAGCAGAGGTGTTCCGCAACTGGATCAAAAAGAATGATGTGTACCTCTTAAGAGAGCTAATGG actTGCCAATGGAGGAACAGCTGCGAAGACTTCAAGAAGAACGGACATGTAAAGTATGCATGGATAAAGAGGTCAACATTGTCTTTATACCATGTGGGCACCTGGTGGTGTGTAAAGAGTGTGCACCTTCATTACGCAAGTGCCCCATATGTAGAGGCTTGGTAAAAGGCACTGTACGCACATTCCTATCTTAA